From Candidatus Cloacimonadota bacterium, a single genomic window includes:
- the recO gene encoding DNA repair protein RecO, giving the protein MNQRIEKCNAFALKVTEYSNTSQIIQFFSKEFGHIGVIAKGTRNPKNKYYGLIQLLGNYEIVLYKKDTTLSLLKEISLIEDHRRLSSDFTMTALAHAAAELYIQLMFEEDDYEKFYVLLTQFYEFLPQVKSNHILVFWRFLLRVAGFLGFSLRFNTCQVCGTLNSDLFQGISFAHNGFICSNCSRKKAAIEQFQINESTRDILLTLKNLPDIESYDISDQDIKTINTVFQTYLSHHLHKKIHLRSLEVL; this is encoded by the coding sequence ATGAACCAGCGTATCGAAAAGTGCAATGCCTTTGCACTGAAGGTTACCGAGTACAGCAATACCAGTCAGATCATACAATTTTTCTCAAAGGAGTTCGGGCACATCGGTGTAATAGCAAAGGGAACACGAAATCCTAAAAACAAGTATTACGGACTGATCCAGCTTCTCGGTAATTATGAGATCGTATTATATAAGAAAGATACGACACTTTCTCTCCTGAAAGAAATTTCTCTCATCGAGGATCATAGGAGACTTTCCTCTGATTTTACAATGACTGCTCTGGCTCATGCTGCTGCTGAGCTTTATATCCAGCTTATGTTTGAAGAAGATGATTATGAAAAATTCTATGTTCTTCTGACACAATTTTATGAATTTCTTCCACAAGTGAAAAGCAATCACATCCTCGTTTTCTGGCGATTCCTCCTTCGGGTTGCCGGCTTCCTGGGATTCTCACTTAGATTTAACACATGCCAGGTTTGCGGTACATTGAACAGCGATCTATTTCAAGGAATCTCATTTGCTCACAATGGCTTTATTTGTAGTAATTGCAGTCGTAAAAAAGCTGCAATTGAGCAATTTCAAATTAATGAGTCAACGCGAGATATCCTCTTGACTCTGAAAAACCTACCGGATATTGAATCCTATGATATCTCAGACCAGGACATTAAAACGATTAATACGGTATTCCAAACATATCTCAGCCATCATCTTCATAAAAAAATACATTTGAGGAGTTTGGAAGTTTTGTAG
- the glmS gene encoding glutamine--fructose-6-phosphate transaminase (isomerizing): MCGIVGYIGPKQALPIVIEGIKRLEYRGYDSSGVALINSDVDLVIHKKEGKIVELEQSIPNDVNFESHLGIAHTRWATHGEPTTLNAHPHIDCTGKIAVVHNGILENYQPLRDKLEKEGHTFISDTDTEIIAHLVEQFYADCHDMHTAVRMMLKQVQGTLGVAIINRDIPDKLYAARRGSPLIIGVGEGQNFIASDAAALVVHTKNVIYLQDDETAEVSAHDFTIKTIADDEVQREISKINWDISMIDKGEFDFFMQKEIFEQPTTIANAFRGRIMDMYNTARLGGINLTTEQLNKINRICIVACGTSWHAGLVGQYLIEDIAKIPVRVEYASEFRYRDPILTPETLVIVISQSGETADTLAALREAKARGTRVMGITNVVGSSIARETDFGSYIHAGAEIGVASTKAFTSQITVLFLLALLLGRMRMVSPQDGAQYLKELKSIPSKVEEILKMDAAIKMVAEKYKNVTNALYLGRGINYPVALEGALKIKEISYIHAEGYPAAEMKHGPIALIDENMPVVIIAPDDFVYAKIISNIQEVKARKGQIIAIANEPSNGLEDLADDIIFIPRTLPALTPLLTVIPLQLLAYHVAVQRGLDVDQPRNLAKSVTVE; encoded by the coding sequence ATGTGTGGAATAGTGGGATATATCGGACCTAAACAAGCATTACCAATTGTAATAGAGGGTATCAAGCGCCTTGAATATCGAGGATATGATTCCTCGGGTGTTGCGCTTATTAATTCAGATGTAGACCTTGTTATTCATAAAAAAGAGGGCAAGATCGTTGAGCTTGAACAGTCTATACCCAATGATGTGAATTTTGAATCCCATCTTGGAATAGCTCATACGCGCTGGGCTACCCATGGTGAACCTACCACACTGAATGCTCATCCCCATATCGATTGCACAGGTAAAATAGCCGTTGTTCATAACGGCATTCTGGAAAATTACCAGCCCCTTCGAGACAAGTTGGAAAAAGAGGGGCATACATTTATAAGTGATACGGACACAGAAATTATTGCTCATCTCGTCGAACAGTTCTATGCAGACTGTCATGATATGCATACCGCAGTTCGAATGATGCTCAAGCAGGTTCAGGGCACACTTGGAGTTGCAATTATAAACAGGGATATTCCGGATAAACTCTATGCTGCACGTCGCGGGAGTCCACTCATTATTGGTGTTGGAGAAGGTCAGAATTTTATTGCTTCTGATGCGGCAGCGCTTGTTGTGCATACAAAGAATGTGATCTACCTTCAGGATGATGAGACAGCAGAGGTTTCTGCACATGATTTTACGATCAAAACAATTGCCGACGATGAAGTCCAGCGAGAGATCAGCAAAATCAACTGGGATATCTCTATGATAGATAAAGGTGAGTTCGATTTCTTTATGCAGAAAGAGATATTCGAACAGCCAACAACAATTGCCAATGCCTTTCGCGGCAGGATCATGGATATGTATAACACAGCTCGTCTTGGCGGTATTAATCTAACAACCGAACAGTTGAACAAGATTAACAGAATCTGCATCGTGGCATGCGGAACATCGTGGCACGCTGGTCTTGTAGGACAATATCTCATCGAGGACATTGCAAAGATTCCAGTTCGGGTTGAATATGCTTCTGAGTTTCGATATCGCGATCCGATTCTTACTCCTGAAACACTTGTCATTGTAATCAGCCAGTCGGGTGAGACAGCCGATACACTTGCAGCGCTTAGAGAGGCAAAAGCGCGAGGTACGCGCGTTATGGGTATTACTAATGTCGTGGGAAGTAGCATTGCTCGAGAAACTGATTTCGGATCATACATTCATGCAGGTGCAGAGATCGGTGTGGCATCTACAAAAGCATTCACTTCGCAGATAACAGTTCTCTTTCTTCTAGCCCTTCTGTTGGGTAGGATGCGAATGGTTTCACCCCAAGACGGAGCACAATATCTCAAGGAACTTAAATCAATACCCAGTAAGGTTGAAGAGATTCTGAAGATGGATGCAGCGATCAAAATGGTGGCTGAAAAATATAAAAATGTAACCAATGCCCTCTACCTTGGACGGGGTATTAACTATCCTGTTGCTTTGGAAGGAGCGCTGAAGATCAAAGAAATTTCATATATTCACGCGGAAGGATATCCTGCGGCAGAGATGAAGCACGGTCCAATTGCCCTGATTGATGAGAATATGCCGGTCGTGATCATTGCACCTGACGATTTTGTCTATGCAAAGATCATAAGCAATATACAGGAAGTCAAAGCACGAAAAGGACAGATCATTGCAATCGCGAATGAGCCCAGCAATGGGCTTGAGGATCTCGCTGATGACATCATTTTTATACCACGAACACTTCCTGCACTTACCCCACTTCTGACAGTGATCCCGCTCCAACTTCTTGCATATCATGTAGCTGTTCAGCGTGGACTCGATGTGGATCAACCGAGGAATCTGGCAAAGAGTGTGACTGTCGAATAA
- a CDS encoding MFS transporter, whose amino-acid sequence MKKNILGWISYDFANSSFTTVIVTVVYSVYFKTVIVGKEGVGDSLWGVSVSLSMLIIALISPMLGAIADYTHSKKKFLFVFCYTSVVFTALLYFTRAGTILWGMLIFMIANIGYEGGNVFYNAFLPEITTKENIGKISGLGWGIGYIGGLCALLLSYLFIENNVILVFPTIALFFGIFAIPTFVFIKEGNRQHSVSKTNYLKIGYARIRNTFLHIKDLKELYKFLISYFIYNDGIKTVIVFAAIYGARRFGMTGAQLIIYFILANITSFIGAIIFGFVVDKIGAKRTISTTLLIWIAVVVWAYFCPNVTQFYGVGLLAGIAIGSSQSASRSLLSLLTPEDKHAEFFGFYAVSGKAAAIIGPLIYGLLVLIFHSQRLAILSIAAFFIAGFLVLQSVNEKKGIQVASQIFRKE is encoded by the coding sequence ATGAAAAAGAACATACTCGGCTGGATCAGTTATGATTTTGCCAATTCATCATTCACAACGGTGATCGTTACGGTTGTTTACAGTGTATATTTCAAAACTGTTATTGTAGGAAAAGAAGGAGTTGGAGATTCACTTTGGGGAGTTTCGGTTAGTTTGTCTATGCTGATTATTGCTCTGATTTCTCCTATGCTTGGAGCTATTGCTGATTATACTCATTCAAAGAAAAAATTCCTTTTTGTGTTCTGTTACACATCAGTCGTTTTTACAGCTCTTCTCTACTTTACCAGAGCCGGCACTATATTGTGGGGTATGCTCATTTTCATGATAGCTAATATCGGTTACGAGGGTGGAAATGTGTTTTATAACGCCTTTCTGCCGGAAATCACTACGAAAGAGAACATCGGTAAAATTTCAGGACTCGGCTGGGGGATCGGATATATTGGTGGATTGTGCGCCTTGTTGCTCTCATACCTGTTTATTGAAAACAATGTTATCCTTGTTTTTCCAACGATCGCTCTCTTTTTCGGGATTTTTGCCATACCGACCTTTGTTTTTATTAAAGAAGGTAACAGACAGCATAGTGTATCAAAAACAAATTATCTTAAGATCGGGTACGCTCGTATAAGAAATACATTTCTTCATATAAAGGACCTGAAAGAGCTTTATAAATTTTTGATTTCATATTTTATATACAATGACGGCATCAAGACTGTTATTGTTTTTGCGGCTATCTATGGGGCTCGGAGATTCGGTATGACCGGAGCTCAACTCATTATTTATTTTATACTTGCTAATATAACATCTTTTATTGGAGCCATTATTTTTGGATTTGTAGTTGACAAAATCGGTGCAAAAAGAACGATATCAACAACACTGCTAATCTGGATCGCAGTTGTTGTCTGGGCATATTTCTGCCCGAATGTTACGCAGTTTTATGGTGTCGGATTACTCGCCGGTATTGCGATCGGATCGAGTCAGTCGGCAAGCAGATCGCTGCTATCGCTTCTCACACCAGAAGATAAGCATGCTGAATTCTTTGGATTTTACGCAGTGAGCGGTAAAGCAGCTGCTATCATCGGACCGCTTATTTATGGATTGCTCGTGCTGATCTTTCATAGTCAAAGATTGGCAATATTAAGCATCGCAGCGTTCTTTATAGCTGGTTTCCTCGTTCTTCAGTCAGTTAATGAGAAAAAAGGAATCCAGGTAGCATCACAAATTTTTAGAAAGGAGTAG
- a CDS encoding tetratricopeptide repeat protein — translation MAKKIKKHKHHEIKEDKFVTNALLFYEFLQNHWKKVAFGVGAVIVIIVLIVSLTSHSGKVNIMALRQFDEALALYDANQGDKAEEAFLQLLDEYGSSKYSGLTYLYLGKINIEKSDPDADLAETYFKKAKSKLKQQVLKEAAWLGLAECTRVQKGDEAYYEFLGRLMKKFPDSYNVPQLAYKIAEYYFETDNYDQATKYYSIIVDKYNTTTNFYKAKQQLEYIEQLLQDA, via the coding sequence ATGGCAAAGAAGATTAAAAAACATAAACACCACGAAATAAAAGAAGATAAGTTCGTAACGAATGCTCTGCTCTTTTATGAATTTTTGCAGAATCATTGGAAAAAAGTTGCATTCGGTGTGGGAGCAGTAATTGTAATCATCGTTTTGATCGTTTCCCTGACGTCACACTCCGGAAAAGTAAACATTATGGCTCTCAGGCAGTTTGATGAAGCTCTCGCTCTTTATGATGCTAATCAAGGTGACAAAGCTGAAGAAGCATTCCTTCAATTACTGGATGAGTATGGATCATCAAAATACAGTGGCTTGACATATCTCTACCTTGGTAAAATCAATATTGAGAAGAGTGATCCGGATGCTGACCTTGCAGAGACATATTTTAAAAAAGCAAAATCTAAACTGAAACAACAGGTTCTCAAGGAAGCTGCATGGCTTGGTTTGGCAGAATGTACGCGCGTTCAAAAGGGAGACGAAGCATATTATGAGTTCCTGGGCAGATTGATGAAGAAATTTCCTGATTCTTACAATGTGCCCCAACTCGCCTATAAGATCGCCGAATATTACTTTGAAACGGATAATTATGATCAAGCCACAAAGTATTATTCCATTATTGTTGATAAATATAATACTACAACAAACTTTTATAAGGCAAAGCAGCAATTGGAATATATTGAACAGCTGCTGCAGGATGCATAA
- a CDS encoding glycosyltransferase yields MIFLITILGILLIYYIIFIVIFYRGLGRKYPAATSAKPFISIVVAARNEEDTISQLLTSLINQDYPEDEFEIIIADDQSEDSTAQIVQDFQKKSNNLILFSVTFFDDVVSRKKNALAQAVEKSRGEIILCTDADCIVTYQWISGMIRYFGRGVGMVAGLSTPFIPDWKAATLFQKYEYIDTAGLFFAAAGALGTGRAFSCSGQNVGFTREAFDKVGGYDRIKNYISGDDVLMMQLIRNAGYEIRFAFGKETQAFTKSETKLGNFLNQRTRWASNEKAQISLNVEFYFYLADVFLLNLMILVGLFFIPLYALGAWVLKSIGEYIILQRGIKRFDLLKNSIILFPLWALLQPFYITIVGIGGKLHLFSWKKKNNRK; encoded by the coding sequence ATGATCTTCTTAATAACTATTCTGGGCATTCTACTTATATATTACATCATATTTATTGTGATTTTTTATCGGGGACTGGGAAGGAAATATCCTGCTGCAACAAGTGCCAAACCATTTATATCGATCGTCGTTGCTGCGCGAAATGAAGAAGACACAATTTCCCAATTACTGACATCTCTTATCAATCAGGATTATCCTGAAGATGAGTTTGAGATAATCATTGCAGACGATCAGTCTGAAGATTCAACAGCTCAAATCGTGCAGGATTTTCAAAAGAAGAGTAATAATCTTATACTATTTTCCGTAACGTTTTTTGATGATGTTGTATCCCGAAAAAAAAATGCATTGGCACAAGCTGTAGAAAAAAGTAGGGGAGAGATAATCCTCTGCACAGATGCAGATTGCATTGTTACATACCAATGGATTTCAGGGATGATCCGATACTTCGGAAGAGGAGTTGGCATGGTTGCGGGATTATCCACTCCATTTATTCCTGATTGGAAAGCAGCTACGCTCTTTCAAAAATATGAATACATTGATACGGCAGGACTCTTCTTTGCCGCAGCAGGTGCGCTTGGTACAGGAAGAGCTTTCTCGTGCAGTGGTCAGAATGTAGGGTTCACACGGGAAGCATTTGATAAAGTAGGCGGGTATGATAGGATTAAAAATTACATCTCCGGTGATGATGTTCTGATGATGCAGCTTATCCGCAATGCAGGTTATGAGATACGTTTTGCATTTGGAAAAGAGACACAGGCGTTTACAAAATCAGAGACGAAACTGGGAAATTTTTTAAATCAACGAACACGCTGGGCATCCAATGAAAAAGCACAAATATCATTGAATGTTGAATTTTACTTCTATCTAGCGGATGTGTTTTTGCTTAATCTGATGATACTTGTTGGATTATTTTTTATTCCTCTTTATGCCCTTGGAGCATGGGTCTTGAAGAGCATCGGCGAATATATTATCTTGCAAAGAGGAATAAAGCGTTTCGATCTCTTAAAGAATTCTATCATTCTTTTCCCGTTATGGGCACTTCTCCAACCTTTTTACATAACGATTGTTGGAATTGGCGGGAAGTTGCACCTTTTTTCGTGGAAGAAAAAAAACAATAGAAAATAA
- a CDS encoding PBP1A family penicillin-binding protein, whose amino-acid sequence MKKVKFWNVFFIVACICLFFVGLFAGLIYHYSLELPPISQLEEYELMNGTKVFDKDGNLVKIFASEHRRSVPLSEMSDTLINAFVAMEDENFYDHTGIDFTSILRAFLANFTAGSIQQGASTITQQLARDMFLNLEQSMDRKVKEALLSFKIERTFSKDQILEMYLNKTYLGGGNYGVESAAQNYFGKSSKDLTLAECALLARIPQAPTYLNPRLHYDEVVRRSKFVLAQMYDLGYIDETAYYKAYYDTIEIKTRKKAKQPVDYYLEYVRKYVEQKYGTSMLYNGGLQVYTPLDVDLTNYADSVLNRHLVEFENKLNYDVKYEDFPADTFDIDTKYVQGGIFAIEPNTGYVRSMLGGRNFNHSKFNRVQQARRQPGSAFKPFIYTAAIANGYTAATMINDLPVIFLQNDSTHWEPPNYADKFYGLTRLRIALKHSRNIPVIKIFMDLTPYEVIKYAERLGIDSPLYPFPALSLGSAEVYPAELIAAYCPFANGGKRVDPIYITRIDDETGKMLEEYLPHSSQVISEEIAYLMTNLMQSVVDGGTAGGIRWRGFYLPAAGKTGTTDNFQDAWCIAYTTQMVLGIWVGFDDNITLGKGQAGAYVAVPPWPFIMKRAVYNSSPKDSTGEAIINRKLYEFEEPDNMVHVTISEKTGLLAQPFEKEVTEEVFIRGTEPTILSDSLGYNFEPLGYQDLTIDTLFIDMDEYYRTMDYKKSIKTHRGE is encoded by the coding sequence ATGAAAAAAGTTAAATTCTGGAATGTATTTTTTATTGTTGCCTGCATTTGTTTGTTTTTTGTAGGCCTTTTTGCAGGGCTTATTTATCATTACAGCCTTGAACTCCCACCCATATCACAGCTTGAAGAATACGAACTCATGAATGGCACAAAGGTGTTTGATAAAGATGGCAATCTTGTTAAGATATTCGCCAGCGAGCACCGCAGAAGTGTTCCTCTTTCGGAAATGTCCGACACATTGATCAATGCCTTTGTTGCAATGGAAGATGAGAATTTTTATGATCATACCGGTATTGATTTTACATCGATCCTTCGAGCTTTCCTGGCAAATTTTACAGCAGGAAGCATCCAGCAGGGTGCCAGTACTATTACACAGCAGCTTGCACGTGATATGTTCCTGAATCTTGAGCAGTCGATGGATAGGAAGGTCAAAGAAGCACTATTGAGTTTTAAGATAGAACGCACTTTCTCAAAAGATCAGATACTGGAAATGTATCTCAATAAAACATATCTTGGCGGTGGCAACTACGGTGTGGAATCCGCTGCACAGAATTATTTTGGGAAATCATCAAAAGACCTGACACTCGCGGAGTGTGCATTGCTTGCCCGAATTCCACAAGCACCAACCTATCTAAATCCTCGTCTTCACTATGATGAGGTGGTTCGAAGAAGCAAGTTTGTCCTCGCCCAGATGTATGATCTTGGATATATCGATGAAACAGCATATTATAAAGCCTACTATGATACAATTGAGATCAAAACAAGAAAAAAAGCCAAACAGCCGGTTGATTATTATCTTGAGTATGTCCGGAAGTATGTTGAGCAAAAATACGGCACATCCATGCTGTACAATGGTGGATTACAGGTTTATACACCTCTCGATGTCGACCTGACCAATTATGCGGATTCTGTTTTGAACAGACATCTTGTTGAGTTCGAGAACAAGTTGAATTATGATGTCAAATATGAAGACTTTCCAGCAGATACCTTTGATATTGATACAAAATATGTGCAAGGTGGTATATTTGCGATAGAACCAAACACGGGATATGTCCGCTCGATGCTCGGGGGAAGGAATTTTAATCACAGTAAATTCAACCGCGTGCAACAAGCACGAAGGCAGCCCGGTTCAGCATTCAAGCCATTCATTTATACCGCAGCGATAGCAAATGGCTATACTGCAGCAACTATGATTAATGACCTTCCAGTAATCTTTTTGCAAAATGATTCAACACACTGGGAACCCCCCAACTATGCAGATAAATTCTATGGATTAACTCGACTGCGTATTGCATTGAAACATTCAAGGAATATCCCGGTTATTAAGATATTCATGGACCTTACTCCCTATGAGGTTATTAAATATGCAGAGCGTCTTGGAATAGACAGTCCACTTTATCCTTTCCCTGCACTTTCATTGGGATCTGCAGAGGTTTATCCTGCTGAGCTTATCGCCGCATACTGCCCCTTCGCAAATGGCGGTAAGCGTGTCGATCCAATCTATATCACACGAATTGATGATGAGACGGGAAAGATGCTCGAAGAATATCTACCTCACTCCTCTCAGGTCATTAGTGAAGAGATTGCATATCTTATGACAAATTTGATGCAATCCGTTGTTGACGGTGGAACTGCCGGAGGTATTCGCTGGCGTGGTTTTTATCTTCCTGCAGCAGGTAAAACAGGCACAACCGATAACTTCCAGGATGCTTGGTGTATTGCTTATACAACACAAATGGTGCTCGGGATCTGGGTTGGCTTCGATGACAACATTACCCTTGGAAAAGGTCAGGCAGGAGCATACGTGGCAGTACCACCCTGGCCTTTTATCATGAAGCGAGCAGTATATAACAGCTCACCTAAAGACTCAACCGGTGAAGCAATTATCAACAGGAAACTCTATGAATTCGAGGAACCGGATAACATGGTTCATGTCACGATTTCAGAAAAAACAGGACTTCTTGCACAGCCCTTTGAAAAGGAAGTAACAGAAGAGGTTTTTATTCGAGGAACCGAGCCCACAATCCTTTCAGACAGCCTTGGATACAATTTTGAACCCCTCGGCTACCAGGATCTTACGATCGATACGCTGTTTATAGATATGGATGAATATTATCGTACGATGGATTATAAGAAAAGCATCAAAACACATCGCGGTGAATGA
- a CDS encoding PAS domain S-box protein — MNKILIIDDTKENLEAVKDSLELLIPNCVVITTDSGKEGLKVAKDVLPDVIISDVVMPEMNGIEVCKRLKKDEKTKLIPIIIHTGSKTDADTRIQCLEAGADVFLAKPIDAGELTAQINAMLRIKKAEDKLRAEKEQLDVSVYKRTNELKESEEALTLVIENIPFAVFAHNLDGEFILVNKTSSDYTGYTKRELLKMRVSDVDHQSITRDFRKNIWEKLQYGEHEQVFSTHYRKDGSQYPVEVHITAITLRSEPIIIAIVQDITERKLVEKALAESGQLNRTVIENSPIGISVRDKNGTLLLSNKAWKTLWGSSEKDISAAHQKRNKLVFDEKDSYLHDHLDEIRRVYSEGGQYFIQDVQLSRNKENKAEWISQYFYSIVDEKGEVEKVIILTEDVTERKHAEEKLKRSEQNLRALFRAMTDIVLELDREGRYINIAPTSPDLLYKPAAEILGKTLHEIFPLNEADKFLSVIHKSLDEDRIVKIEYPLKIKNKVIWFEGRATPKTPNTVLYIAHDITERKEAERIQKTLFNISNALNTTDNINELYSKIREFLGDVIDTTNFYIALYNEKTDMISLPFDVDEKDAFDTFPAGKTITKYVIKTGKSLFATKDVVKKLIKNGLIETIGSSSEIWLGVPLKLENKVIGVIAVQSYDDPNLYTEKDIEILNFISEEIALAINRKQAEDELKVNRERLKTANSILRHDIANDLIVIKSALDIYHEEQDKTMLEEIDKRVEKSLITIKHQREQERFLDSHSDLNEYQIDNVIKEIIKDYPDIAFNVTGTGKAYADNAIYSVFENIINNAEMHAKSTKLDIDITYNEDYCDIKFADDGIGIPDEIKHKVFDKGFQFGKNGHTGIGLYIVKKTIDDYGGEVFIQNNTPKGAVFVIRLKKTIGR; from the coding sequence ATGAATAAGATTTTAATAATCGATGATACAAAAGAAAATCTGGAAGCAGTTAAAGATTCACTTGAATTATTAATCCCGAATTGTGTCGTAATAACAACAGATTCAGGGAAAGAAGGGCTAAAAGTAGCGAAGGATGTACTGCCGGATGTCATTATTTCAGACGTTGTTATGCCCGAAATGAATGGAATTGAAGTATGCAAGAGATTGAAGAAAGATGAAAAAACAAAGCTTATACCAATAATAATACACACAGGATCGAAAACCGATGCTGACACCCGTATTCAATGCCTGGAAGCTGGAGCCGATGTATTTTTAGCCAAACCGATTGATGCCGGAGAACTCACTGCTCAGATCAATGCAATGTTGAGAATTAAAAAAGCTGAAGATAAACTCCGTGCAGAAAAAGAACAATTAGATGTTTCGGTATATAAAAGAACAAATGAATTAAAGGAGAGTGAAGAAGCCTTAACGCTCGTAATTGAAAATATACCTTTTGCTGTTTTTGCACATAATCTTGATGGAGAATTTATTCTTGTGAACAAAACTTCTAGTGACTATACTGGTTATACCAAAAGAGAACTCCTCAAAATGAGGGTATCTGATGTAGACCATCAAAGCATCACAAGGGACTTTCGGAAAAATATCTGGGAGAAACTTCAATATGGCGAACATGAACAAGTATTCTCTACTCACTATAGAAAAGATGGATCACAGTATCCGGTTGAAGTCCATATAACTGCTATCACTTTAAGAAGCGAACCCATAATCATTGCCATAGTCCAAGATATCACTGAGCGCAAACTGGTAGAGAAAGCCTTAGCTGAAAGCGGACAATTAAACAGAACTGTGATCGAGAATTCACCAATTGGTATTTCTGTGAGAGATAAAAATGGCACACTTCTATTATCAAATAAAGCTTGGAAGACCCTCTGGGGATCTTCTGAAAAAGATATTTCAGCAGCTCATCAAAAAAGAAATAAACTTGTTTTTGATGAAAAAGATTCATACCTGCATGATCATCTTGATGAAATTAGGAGAGTATATTCGGAAGGTGGACAGTATTTTATTCAAGATGTTCAACTTTCACGAAACAAAGAGAATAAAGCTGAGTGGATCTCACAGTATTTTTATTCAATCGTAGATGAAAAAGGAGAGGTTGAAAAGGTTATTATTCTTACAGAAGATGTCACAGAACGCAAGCATGCAGAAGAAAAGCTCAAAAGATCGGAACAGAATTTGAGAGCTCTTTTTAGGGCAATGACCGATATCGTTTTAGAATTGGATCGGGAAGGAAGATATATTAATATCGCACCTACTTCGCCCGACCTTCTTTATAAACCAGCAGCTGAAATATTAGGAAAAACCTTACATGAGATCTTTCCCCTTAATGAAGCTGATAAATTTCTTTCAGTGATTCATAAATCACTTGATGAAGATAGAATTGTCAAGATAGAATACCCCCTAAAAATAAAAAATAAAGTTATTTGGTTCGAGGGTAGAGCAACCCCCAAAACCCCCAATACGGTACTTTATATTGCTCATGATATAACCGAACGCAAGGAAGCAGAGAGAATTCAAAAAACATTATTCAACATTTCAAATGCTCTGAATACAACTGATAATATCAATGAGCTTTACAGCAAGATCAGAGAATTTCTGGGAGATGTAATTGATACTACAAATTTCTATATTGCTTTATATAATGAAAAAACTGATATGATCTCTCTCCCTTTTGATGTTGATGAAAAAGACGCATTTGATACATTTCCTGCAGGCAAGACTATTACAAAATATGTCATCAAAACCGGCAAATCTCTTTTTGCTACGAAGGATGTTGTAAAAAAATTAATAAAAAATGGATTAATTGAAACAATTGGTTCTTCTTCTGAAATCTGGTTAGGTGTACCTCTTAAATTGGAAAACAAAGTAATCGGTGTAATTGCAGTTCAAAGCTATGATGATCCAAACCTTTATACAGAAAAAGATATTGAAATTCTAAACTTTATTTCCGAAGAAATAGCTCTTGCTATAAATCGTAAACAAGCAGAAGATGAGTTAAAAGTAAATCGAGAGCGTCTCAAAACAGCAAATTCTATCTTACGTCACGATATTGCCAATGATCTTATCGTGATAAAAAGCGCTCTGGATATTTACCATGAAGAGCAGGATAAAACAATGCTCGAGGAGATTGATAAACGAGTAGAAAAAAGTCTCATTACAATAAAACATCAACGAGAACAGGAGCGCTTCCTGGATTCTCATTCTGATTTAAATGAGTACCAAATTGATAATGTGATAAAAGAAATTATCAAAGATTATCCGGATATAGCATTCAATGTTACAGGTACCGGCAAAGCATATGCTGATAATGCGATATATTCCGTATTTGAGAATATTATCAATAATGCGGAAATGCACGCAAAGAGTACAAAACTCGACATTGATATCACGTATAATGAAGATTATTGCGATATCAAATTTGCCGATGATGGGATTGGTATACCTGATGAAATTAAACATAAGGTATTCGATAAAGGTTTCCAATTTGGGAAAAATGGGCATACTGGTATAGGTCTGTACATTGTAAAAAAGACTATAGATGATTATGGTGGAGAAGTCTTCATTCAGAATAATACACCAAAAGGTGCAGTATTCGTCATTCGTTTGAAAAAAACAATTGGAAGATAA